GAGGCGGGGCGGTTAGTCGAGGCCTGGCAGCCGGCGCCGCTGTCGGAGGCCGCGATGGACAACGCGCGTTCGATCGCCGCGCGAATCACTGGTCGGATCGGGGCGCAGGGCGTGTACTCTATCGAGTTGTTTGTCGACGGGGACGAGGTTTACTTCTCCGACGTTAACCCGCGCCCCAGCCCGGATGGGATGGTCACACTCGCGACGCAGCGCATCGACCAGTTCGACCTGCATGCCCGTGCGGTGGCAGGCTTGCCTATCGACGTCACGTTGATGACCCCGGGCGCAGCTTGCTACGTGGCGGGCAAGGCGCACTCGGGCGAGGCGCTGGCACGCGCGCTCACGGTCGAGGAGACGACGATCCACGTTCTTGAGGAGACAACGGTGGTGCGCTCGACGGCTGAAGATGTGCAGCAAGCACGTGTGCAAGCCGAACGGGCGGCGCATTTTCTTTCCTGATCGCTACACTGGGCACTGTTTTGCTTCCGACGAATTCTTTACTCGGCTACGAAAGGTGCACAATGGCGGACCAATCGCTGCTCATCACACTCGCTAACCGCAACTACGACGGCATCGACGTGGAAGGTTTCGCTTCCAAGCGGGGCTTGCGCGTCGTTCGGCTCGACTCGTACGGCACGGATCTCCAGGAGATGTACGACGCGCACCTGCTGGCCGAGGAGCCGGCGCTGGTTGTTGGTACGGGCGATGTGAGCTTTGACGGCGAGCTTGCCGCCGCGTTGGGGATTCCGGTTGTGCTGGTCACCGCTGAAGATGCCAACGTCGAACTCGCGGAGCGACGCCTGGAGGAGCTCGGCGCGATTGTCGCCGGAGTTTTCTCCGCTGAGCAGCTTGCCGACGCCGAGATCGCCGCAGTCGAGGCGCGCCAGGTCATGTCCCCGGTGGTGTTCGAGTCGTGGCTGATCGAGCGCGCGAAGGAAAAGCGTGCCCACATCGTGCTGCCCGAGGGCGAGGACGACCGCATCCTGCAGGCCGCCGCGCAGCTGCTTGAGGACGAGGTCGTCGACCTGACCATCCTCGGCGACCAGGCCGACATCGACCGCCGCGCCGCCGACCTCGGCCTCGACCTGTCCGCTGCGCAGATCCTCAACCACCTCGAGTCCGACCTGCTCGAGGAGTTCGCAGCCGACTTCGCCGAGCTGCGCAAAAAGAAGGGCATTTCGCTTGACGACGCCCGCGAGACGATGAAGGACATCTCCTACTTCGGCACCATGATGGTGCACAAGGGCATCGCCGACGGCATGGTCTCCGGGGCGGCCCACACCACCGCGCACACGATCAAGCCTTCTTTCCAGATCATCAAGACAGTGCCGGGCGCATCGGTTGTCTCCTCGATCTTCCTCATGGTTATGCGTGATCGCCTGTGGGCATTCGGCGACTGTGCCGTCAACCCGAACCCGACTGCGCAGCAGCTCGGTGAGATCGCCGCGGTGTCCGCGAAGACGGCATCGCAGTTCGGCATCGATCCGAAGGTGGCCATGCTGTCCTACTCCACCGGCACCTCCGGCTCCGGCCCGGACGTCGACCGCGCGGTTGAGGCCGTCGCCGCGGCGAAGAAGGCGGACCCCGAGCTCATCGTGGATGGGCCGCTGCAGTTCGACGCGGCGTGTGATCCGGGCGTCGGAAAGAAAAAGGCCCCCGAGTCTCCCGTTGCTGGTCAGGCAACCGTGTTCATCTTCCCCGACCTCGAGGCTGGCAACGCGGGCTACAAAATTGCCCAGCGCACCGGCGACGCACTCGCCATCGGGCCGGTTCTGCAGGGCCTGAACAAGCCCGTCAACGATCTTTCCCGCGGCGCTACTGTTCCCGACATCGTCAACACCGTCGCTATCACCGCTATCCAGGCAGGAGCACTGAAGTAAATGTCCTACGTCCTCGTCATCAACTCTGGTTCTTCATCCATTAAGTTCCAGATTGTCGATCCGACCTCGTCGGCCAGCGACACCGCGTTCGTCTCCGGGTTAGTGGAGAAGATCGGTGAAAAGGACGGCCGGATTTCGGTTACCCACAACGGTGAAAAGCACGACTCCAACCAGCCGATCCGTGACCACCGCGGCGGCCTGCAGCTCGCCGTGGCCATGCTCGACTCTCTCGGTGTCGGCCCGACCCAGCTCGACCTCGTGGCGGTCGGCCACCGCGTTGTCCATGGCGGACAGACCTTCTCCGGCCCCGCCCTGATCACCGACGAAGTAGTCGAGCAGATCCGCGACCTCATCCCGCTCGCCCCGCTACACAACCCGGCCAACATCGACGGCATCGAAGTCGCGCGCGACCTTTTGCCGAACATCCCGCACGTCGCGGTGTTCGACACCGGCTTCTTCAGCGAACTGCCGGCGGCAGCCGCCACCTACGCGATCAACAGCGAGGTGGCCGAAGCCAACCAGGTGCGCCGCTACGGTTTCCATGGCACCTCGCACGAGTTCGTCTCCGGCCAGGTGCCCGGCATCCTCGGCCGCGACAGCGCAGACACCAACCAGATCGTGCTGCACCTCGGCAACGGCGCATCCTGCTCCGCAGTCAAGGGCGGTGCACCCATCGATACCTCGATGGGCCTGACACCGTTGGCCGGCCTGGTGATGGGCACGCGTACGGGCGACGTCGACCCGGGCATCATCTTCCACCTGCACCGCCAGGCGGGAATGAGCATTGACGAGATCGACACCCTGTTCAACCGCCAGTCCGGCATCAAGGGCCTGTCCGGTGTCAACGACTTCCGCGACCTGCATGCCAAGATCGATCAAGGTGACGACGACGCCAAGCTAGCCTTCGATGTCTACATCACCCAACTGCGCCGCTACATCGGCTCCTACATGATCGCCCTCGGCCGCGTCGATGCGATCACCTTCACCGCCGGTGTCGGCGAAAACGACGATGCGACGCGCGCCGCGGCGCTGGCCGGGCTGGAGAACTACGGCATCGTCATTGACGAGAACCGCAACGCGGGGCCGAACGACGGCCCCCGCGAGATCACCACCGACGACTCCACCGTCAAGGTCCTCATCGTGCCGACGAACGAGGAGCTGGCCATCGCGCAGAAGTCCGCGGAGGTCGCTGCGGCGCAGTAGGCGGAGTTACTGTGGCGTTTCGCTTCGCGGGATGTCACTGTGAAGCGGTTGGGTGGTCGGGCGACCTGGGGTTTTGCACCGCCGCAGCTGTTGAGTGTGACATTGCACCCGCCGAGATGTCACGGTGAAGCACTCAACCGTCCCCGCGACCTGGAGTTTTGCACTGCCGCAGCTGTTGACCGTGACATTGCACCCGCCGAGATGTCACGGTGAAGCACTCAACCGTCCCCGCCACCTGGGGTTTTACACCCCCGCAACCGTTGACCGTGACATTTCGGTGTGCGAAATGTCACGGTGAAGCGGTTGGGTGGTTTTGCGACCTGGGGTTTTGCACCGCCGCAGCTGTTGACCGTGACATTGCACCCCCCGAGATGTCACGGTGAAGCACTCAACCGTCCCCGCCACCTGGGGTTTTACACCGCCGCAACCGTTGACCGTGACATTGCACCCGCCGAGATGTCACGGTGAAGCACTCAACCGTCCCCGCCACCTGGGGTTTTACACCCCCGCAACCGTCGACCGTGACATCTCACCCCCCGAGATGTCACCGTGAAGCACTCAACCCGAACAAAACCGGACCTAAAACCACGTCGCCGGCCGGACTTTGTTCGCCATGTCCACCAGCGCGTAGCGGTGGCGTGCATAGGGGGCGATGCGGGCTTGTTCGCGCAA
Above is a window of Corynebacterium sanguinis DNA encoding:
- a CDS encoding acetate kinase, which encodes MSYVLVINSGSSSIKFQIVDPTSSASDTAFVSGLVEKIGEKDGRISVTHNGEKHDSNQPIRDHRGGLQLAVAMLDSLGVGPTQLDLVAVGHRVVHGGQTFSGPALITDEVVEQIRDLIPLAPLHNPANIDGIEVARDLLPNIPHVAVFDTGFFSELPAAAATYAINSEVAEANQVRRYGFHGTSHEFVSGQVPGILGRDSADTNQIVLHLGNGASCSAVKGGAPIDTSMGLTPLAGLVMGTRTGDVDPGIIFHLHRQAGMSIDEIDTLFNRQSGIKGLSGVNDFRDLHAKIDQGDDDAKLAFDVYITQLRRYIGSYMIALGRVDAITFTAGVGENDDATRAAALAGLENYGIVIDENRNAGPNDGPREITTDDSTVKVLIVPTNEELAIAQKSAEVAAAQ
- the pta gene encoding phosphate acetyltransferase, with protein sequence MADQSLLITLANRNYDGIDVEGFASKRGLRVVRLDSYGTDLQEMYDAHLLAEEPALVVGTGDVSFDGELAAALGIPVVLVTAEDANVELAERRLEELGAIVAGVFSAEQLADAEIAAVEARQVMSPVVFESWLIERAKEKRAHIVLPEGEDDRILQAAAQLLEDEVVDLTILGDQADIDRRAADLGLDLSAAQILNHLESDLLEEFAADFAELRKKKGISLDDARETMKDISYFGTMMVHKGIADGMVSGAAHTTAHTIKPSFQIIKTVPGASVVSSIFLMVMRDRLWAFGDCAVNPNPTAQQLGEIAAVSAKTASQFGIDPKVAMLSYSTGTSGSGPDVDRAVEAVAAAKKADPELIVDGPLQFDAACDPGVGKKKAPESPVAGQATVFIFPDLEAGNAGYKIAQRTGDALAIGPVLQGLNKPVNDLSRGATVPDIVNTVAITAIQAGALK